Part of the Candidozyma auris chromosome 4, complete sequence genome, TGTGAAGCACAATAGTCGCTTTCTTCGACTGCAAAATGTCTAGCTTGATTACTTTCTCGTCCCAAACGGTCAATTCCACATTTAAAGACGGTAATCCCTTAGCCAGAAGCGTGAATGTGATCTGGGTGACGAGTTTGTTGTCTGTATCATGAACGTTCTTCAGCAGAGCATTGTGGATTCGCATGTGTGGGTACAAAATGCCCACAACGTCCATTCTTCTGCCCCAGTTGGAAGAGGGCAACACGTGCATGTTTTCAAGCACAAAGGAAGCTACCTCATCCTCCCCCGCCAAGCGTTTCTCGTACTCCTGGTCGTTCTGACGTAGGTAAtactccaacttcttctttgtatCATATTGCTTGCTTTGCGCCTGGTAGCTATCCCATGAGGACTGTAGTCGTTCGATTGCCGAATGAAGGTCGTTCTTTTTAGCTAGTAACGCGTCTCTTTGCTGAATGAGCTCTGCCTTCGTCGTTTGTAGTGAGAGTAAGGACTCCtgctcaagttgttgtGGTTGCTCTGGTGGAGACCCTGCAGGCGAAGCAGGCGGTTCTTCAGCCATTTCATAAGAAGGGAACTAATGTACGATTATTATTGTAAAGTGTGGGAATCTGgatggtgatggtgttggTTATAAACATGCCCTGTATGGTGTGCAGAGTAGTAGTTGATGCAATGAGGGCGATGATTAAGGAATCCTGCAAAAACGGAAGAGTGGAGGTGGCGATTTAGGAGAGCAGAAGGTGAGAAGTGTTGTGCTAATGTGGTAGATTTATTCCATAGCTTaggaaagaaggaaggaaTTAGATTCTGTTTGCTGTAATGGTGGGTTGTCACGTGACTTCCATCGAATGGTGAATCCTACGGCCTCGTTGATTCTTATGAACAATGTTGTTCAAACATAACAAATTTATGATTTCACTAGAGCTACATCGGAAAATCACGTAACTGGGTGATCCACGGGAAGCAAACAACAGTCATGAATTACCGGACTGCATATACCCCCACCACccaccatcaccaagatGAGACTTAGTATCACTACGTTGAAGCACACTATGGTATCTGCACCCGAGTTGAAGAACGTATGTATCACAAATTCAAGTCATCTAGGTACGGTGTAAGAATTTTCGTGGCCTGGACTTCTAGGGCCGACATTGTCTCAAAATTCCCAAAAGGTGAGTCACCACAACAAAGAAACTTACACCATTTCAACATCACATAATCATAATCCCCACCAACGTCAGTGGCGCCGgcaacagcttcttcatacTAACGCTCAGTACTTGGACAAGTCAGTTGTGGTGGAGCTCAACGGGGGCCGCAGCGTCAGCGGCGTGCTCCGAGGATACGATGTGTTCATGAACGTGACGCTAGCGGAAGCGCTTGAACACagcaagaaggacaagCTCCTGCTAGGCACGGTGGTGATCCGGGGCAACTCGATTCTCTCCGTGGAGGCTACAGCATAGAAAAACATGTATGAATAAATGCAATTAATGACGAAAGTATAGTGTCTTTTGAATATTGTGCTTGCTCAGTCGAAGCGATGGGCCATCTCGATTCCTGCGCCCTGGTAACCACACTTTTCGTAAAACCCAACGTTCTCTGGAGAACAgtccaaaatcaccttgTAGCAACCCTGCTCCTTTGCGATTTCTGTCAACATCGAGATCATGTGGTCACCCAAACGCTTCCCCTGCTCCAGCTTGGACACGGCGATGTCCTCGATGTGGCCAACCTTGCCGCAGGCGTGGATTATCTTCTgctccaccaccaacatTCCTGTAGCAACGACGGTGTCTGACTCGTCCACAATGACTCTAGGAAAGTAGATTTCGGGGTTCTTCTCCCACGTGTACACAACATCCTGGAACTGCTCAGGCGTGATGTCACCCACCTTGGTGAGCACCTTGAGCGTCTCTGTGTACTTCAAGTGGtcttttgctgctggtgctcTGACCGTGTAACCTTTGGGAAGGGGCATTTCAAAATTATATGTATTGAGCGAGCGAAAGCGGTCGATGTGTGTAGTTAAAGAAGCTCAGCTTATGTGTGAAAAGTAGTCGGtagaagaatcaaagaagaagaagaggaagaaataGAAGTGGCAGTGGTAGACGCTTCGAAGGAGTGTAGGCTGGCTGAGTGAGGCGCGAGTAATTGTTCCACAAAAGGAAGCTTGATCTGAAAGGGGTCCTCGGCTAAGGCCTGTGgatttgaacaaaaattgaagattttAGGCTTTATTGTGGTTTTTACAATGCAAATGAAAAGAGACATGTTCTTTATTTTTCCCAAAATGTCATGTTTCGTGTTGTTCTGTTCTCCTTCGCCCGAGGCCATCTATTCTTAGCATGGcctttttcgcagcaaAACAAAACACTTCGCTTGCAGTGGTGATGCTAATGACCCAGGCGCCAAACACAAGACCTGACCATCACACATTGTCCAAATGGGGCATTGTGGCGATCTCCAGGGGATGTGGTGGGCTGAAGCGTTTTGGTTGGGTACGGTAAAATTTGGATTTTTAAAGGCTCTAAAAGATTTTggccattttgcacccacagACACATGTGATAAGATTTTTGTGAATTTTAGCCGCGCAAGGTATAGACAGAAGAGGCTGGAGGCGATACATCGTAAAGCAGAGAGTGTGCGATGATACCGCTGAATAGGTTGtcaaaagaaggtgttTAGAGCTGAATTGGTCGAAAATCAGGAACTATGAGTTTGTCGACCTATAGATGTGTTGAGGAGGAAACTGCGGCATGGGTGACCCTTTCGTAGGTATAAGCTTCAGGAACGACCTTACCAGGTACTATGGTTTCAATGGTTCACCCCTGTTCGGTTGGTATTTAACATCTTTTTTGGACCTTCTTGGAATATTCAGGAGAAACTCTTGTTGATACGTTTTTAATGTTCAGTTGAGGGAGGTTATGCCACCACAGATATGTAGCATCGAACTTGTAGGGCTCGTATTTTTCATGGACCACAGCTTGTGAAGAATATCACGAGCTTCCATTGGTGAAATTGATATGTGCTCAAGATTGGCGGTGACTTACACTTGTATGAGTTAGTTACCATGGCCCACTGGAGATCAAtttgagattgaagatgGCTTGCAGGTGCCTGAAAGTGTTCCTTCACTGACTTAGAGGTAATGATTCTGCAGAACAGTGACGACAAGACCTCGAAAGAATACTAGCAGGAGTTCGCTCGGAAGTAAGCATATGTTGAATTATCAGAGCATTATACAAGGGTAGGATAAATCACCGGGAACAGACGAGAACACTCCATTCATCATAGTCAGATACCCTTGGTTCAAATCACACATGTTACATGTGGCTCAGATCTCCTCAGCCTACTCTAAATTGCCAAGGACCGCACACTTCAGCCCAGAACGTACCAATTGCTACTTGCCTCCATCTAAGTCCCATTGAGTTCTCCTCACTGGATATCCCTGGCTAACTTTGGGAAGCaaatttctccattttcCGCTTCAACCTTATGTCATCTCTTCTcgtggctgcaaaaggtCCACCAGATTCATCCAACAACAGCTTGTCTTCTCAGGTCAGCATCGAACAAGCAAACACAACGAGGTGATCCATTGACCACTAATTTGtcgcttttttcttctttgtcgCTTTTCACcactttgtcaaaatttTCTACTTTGCCAAATTTCACAACCTTGTCAAATTTCACTGCTTTGCCaaatttctttgtttcatAACCTCCAGCCTGCTCACCAAGTGCCCTACAATCACAAACTACACATCAGCCATAATCAATCGTTACCACAGCATTTCTCGACGCGTCTATGAATCCTAAGACATGCTTAGGCAcctgtttcttttgtttccaCGAAGACGGCCAAACGCCCGTTTGTTGCTTACAAAGCcggtggttgcaaaagccCATGGTTTTTTCCGCGAACTTTCCGAAGGTCCATCCAGAAAGAACCCACAAGAAGCCTTACAAGACAGAAATCAAATGAATACCCATTCAATTGCAAGTCGACAATTTCCCTAGTCAATCTAATAATTTCACTTCTTGGTCTACGTATGTCTCCCATTTGTCCATTTGGGTGTCCTGTCAGCCGTACCCTCTATCTTAACTACGCTCTCAACCTTCTTTCAATTGCGcatcaagcttcttctgcacTATGCACTTGCCTTGCGTCTCGAAGCAACCATACGAGTATATAAGCACACCCATTTTCCATCTTTGCCTTCGTCTTCAATTAAatttttttcgtcttttgTCATGCCCCTCAAGTTTAAAGCTCTTAGatacaacaacaacagcaccCCCATCACTCTTAAGGAAACCCAATTTGCCGATGTGGAGGAGTTGCCTACAGGCTATAAGGTGCCTGACAAGAAGGTGTTGGTTAGGGTCCACTATGCTGCGTTGAACCCAATTgactttttgttgaaaaatgCCGCCACGTGCTGGATTTTCCGTGGGGAAAGAGGTTTTGCCTCCGACTACTCTGGTGAGGTTGTGGCTTTGGGTGCTGAGGCCGCTAAGGAGACCGGCCTCAAGGTTGGCGACAGGGTCAATGGCTTGAACCAGATCCCTTTTGGCAACGGCACTGCGGCCCAGTACACTTTGGTAGATCCATTTTCTGAGGCTGGGTGCTCGATCAGAAAAACCCCTGATAGTCTCCCCTTGGACCAGGCGGCATCTTATCCTTTGGTGCTTGGAACTGCCCagtctttcttcaatgaggtcgacaagaagaacgCCTTGAAAAAGGTGTTGATCATTGGTGCAGGTACTTCGGTGGGAAGGTACACTGTGcagcttgcaaagaaggtgtaCAACGTTGGCGAGGTGGTGGTTACATGTTCAGGCAAGTCGGCAGACTTGATCACCAGTTTGGGCGCCGACAAGATCATCGACTACACAAAGCACAAGTCGATTTTGCAGCCTGTTTTGGAGCTGGTGAAGGAATCGGGTAAATTCGATGCAATTTTCGATTGCGCCGGTAACTCGGACTTGTTCCCTGAGatcctcaacatcatcCAAGATAAAGCCCACCACGGATATTACGGCTCAATTGCCGGCGACAGCAAGCTCAAGTACGGCTCAGACTCCTTGACGGGTCTTTTTATAAGCAATTTAAACGGTGGCATCAGACTCCTCGCCTCCCGGTTGGGTTACTACAAATACAACTATCATCTCGTCAAGCTTCATTCGGGTGAAAAGTGGGCCGACAAGGCCATCAAGTACCAGAGCGAGTTGGGAATTGTCAATTCCATCGACAGCGAGTGGCCTGCTGACGAGTATCAGAAGGCGTTGGATCGTCTTGCTTCCAACCGCGCCAGCGGTAAggtgttgatcaagtttgCTGATTAGTATGGCTTTGGTGCCGTGTAAATTTCCTTGTTGATAAAGATTATGTTTATTCTAATGCCATGACTAATTTTCAGAATTATATTTCGTAAATCATTGTTCGTAGCTCGTGACGgactcttccttcttgctcttttatttattctttctttgccttgTTTTGGTGTTATGTGTCAACCTCTTCGAGTTGGCTCTCGTGGGctttgagctcttcaatcaTCATGAAAAGATCCCAtcttttggtgatgtcacGCTCAAGACATCCTTCGACCATGTCATATAACCACGAGAACTCCTCCTTGTCACACTGCTCCCATTCCTGCTTGAGCTCTGCAATCTCCTTCTGCCGCTCCACATCAACAAACGAGTTGTTCCTAATactctcatcttcttcctcgaaCAACCATGCCATCAAACAGGCTTGCTTGAGCTCAGTCTTGTCATACTTACCTGCGCTGATAATAGCACGCAAACGGGGTTCAAACGGATGCTGGAATGGAAGCTTGCCGACAATCATTGTGAATAAAACAACACCCAAAGCCCAAATGTCAGCAGAGGGTCCCAATGGCGGGGGCTGTGGCTCGAGAAGCTCGGGAGAAGCGTAGGGCAATGATCCAATGTGAGAATGAGGTAAGTCGGACTCAATGTTGGATGACAAGTGTTGGTCTCTGACCTTGAACTCGTGGAAGTCAGATAACGAGGTTTTGGAGCTTGTAGGAGTCAAGTCCAAGGATTGAAGTGAAGGCCCGTGTGGTCTGTGGAAATGCAGAATGCCGATCTTGCTATCGTCAGAGAACAAGTTTCTTAAGCTAGGTGAGTCGCTCCCTGGATATGGCTTTCTAATATGAGTAGCCGAGCTTTTGGATCTAAGCATTGCCGTACTGTCGTCCACATCACGTCTCGACAGCTTCCTGCTAAGTCTTGGAGCAAAAACTCTGGACATGCCAAAGTCGCACAATACAATACGCACATTTTCGGTGTCCAGATCGTCAATAAGAACATTCTCTAGTTTTAAGTCGCCGTGGACAATGCCCAACTCCTGATGCATGTAGAGCAAAGCTTCCACAATTTGCCTGGTGAACTGTGCAGCGTCGTAGAGTCGCCTTCGTTGACGTTGAAGCAGAAATCCAACAGGCCCTGAAGTGTTATTGATACCTTCGTTGAACACACCCCAGCGAGAGACAACCTCAAAGAGAGTGCCACCTGAAATCCTGTTGGTGAGACAGAATATAGTATCTTCTGTTTCTGTATGATCAAGAAGTGGTAACAATGCCGGGTGATTAAATTGGCGCCAGATttcgatttcttttttaaaaaCCTGAAGAACCTTTGGATTATGCACAGACTTGCTCCTCCCCTTCGGTGAGTTTGCACCACCATCACATTCACGGACTGATTTCACTGTTTTGATCGCCTTCACATCACCATCCTTGGAGAAACATTCTCTAATGGTGCCCCAGGCGCCGAACCCAATCACTCTACCCAACTCGTAGCCAAGCACCATGGCACCCTTCTCGTCGACATTGACTTTTGGCGGCTTATCGAGCTTTCGTAAATCTGCCGACAGCGAAAGTGCCAACAACCTGCCTGCGACAGTGTTGCCATTGGTAGTGCTATTTCGCCTAGATCTCCGAAGGCTGCCACCGCTAGATCCAACGATTGGTGTACCGTCTGAGCGATGGGTTCTGCTCAGAGTCAGACAGGATCGTTCAGCTAGCTGGTTCTTGACGTAGAGCAGGAACTGCGAGTAGTCTATGGATTCGGAAAACAGTTTCACGACTTTTTTCCTCTGTGAGTAGGG contains:
- the GNA1 gene encoding glucosamine 6-phosphate N-acetyltransferase; protein product: MPLPKGYTVRAPAAKDHLKYTETLKVLTKVGDITPEQFQDVVYTWEKNPEIYFPRVIVDESDTVVATGMLVVEQKIIHACGKVGHIEDIAVSKSEQGKRLGDHMISMLTEIAKEQGCYKVILDCSPENVGFYEKCGYQGAGIEMAHRFD
- a CDS encoding mRNA splicing protein SMX2, which translates into the protein MVSAPELKNYLDKSVVVELNGGRSVSGVLRGYDVFMNVTLAEALEHSKKDKLSLGTVVIRGNSILSVEATA
- a CDS encoding protein kinase NNK1: MDIPLKSSPRVSISTLEPAFPQPVAGDDVARRSRHEAYFAEDSTKNEPNEKLSRSPSGGDRNYRLTRTYSETEFNNFDSETGHRLFDDDVFRSKPSTRSSPSRHKDSLGQLYTRSYEQQMDAGMLGGLEDEYIPGLDFADVVQSWNPSASRTHSGNHSGHHSTQASREHSYLDLKKLHAQVAPQPIQFRNPSALGKHPEEASLSKPVKKHKSSPSPTSGAIGPTDVIKEEPNEINYESILASLPHNFTELPYSQRKKVVKSFSESIDYSQFSLYVKNQLAERSCSTSSRTHRSDGTPIVGSSGGSLRRSRRNSTTNGNTVAGRLLALSSSADLRKLDKPPKVNVDEKGAMVLGYELGRVIGFGAWGTIRECFSKDGDVKAIKTVKSVRECDGGANSPKGRSKSVHNPKVLQVFKKEIEIWRQFNHPALLPLLDHTETEDTIFCLTNRISGGTLFEVVSRWGVFNEGINNTSGPVGFSLQRQRRRLYDAAQFTRQIVEALLYMHQELGIVHGDLKLENVLIDDSDTENVRIVLCDFGMSRVFAPRLSRKSSRRDVDDSTAMLRSKSSATHIRKPYPGSDSPSLRNLFSDDSKIGISHFHRPHGPSLQSLDLTPTSSKTSLSDFHEFKVRDQHLSSNIESDLPHSHIGSLPYASPELLEPQPPPLGPSADIWALGVVLFTMIVGKLPFQHPFEPRLRAIISAGKYDKTELKQACLMAWLFEEEDESIRNNSFVDVERQKEIAELKQEWEQCDKEEFSWLYDMVEGCLERDITKRWDLFMMIEELKAHESQLEEVDT
- the YIM1 gene encoding Yim1p; protein product: MPLKFKALRYNNNSTPITLKETQFADVEELPTGYKVPDKKVLVRVHYAALNPIDFLLKNAATCWIFRGERGFASDYSGEVVALGAEAAKETGLKVGDRVNGLNQIPFGNGTAAQYTLVDPFSEAGCSIRKTPDSLPLDQAASYPLVLGTAQSFFNEVDKKNALKKVLIIGAGTSVGRYTVQLAKKVYNVGEVVVTCSGKSADLITSLGADKIIDYTKHKSILQPVLESVKESGKFDAIFDCAGNSDLFPEILNIIQDKAHHGYYGSIAGDSKLKYGSDSLTGLFISNLNGGIRLLASRLGYYKYNYHLVKLHSGEKWADKAIKYQSELGIVNSIDSEWPADEYQKALDRLASNRASGKVLIKFAD